A stretch of Pseudonocardia abyssalis DNA encodes these proteins:
- a CDS encoding type II toxin-antitoxin system VapC family toxin, with product MRAVADSHSLLYYLFTPDQLSDRALDVLGQAEDSDGIVVSAATLGDLWYSSHKIGKRALTPGAFDSLRATVLDPQNQFQLAPLDATTMDHLRSFPLAALPDPWDRLIVSTAAQLQLPLVTKDRAITAAGVVETIW from the coding sequence GTGAGAGCCGTCGCCGATTCCCACTCGCTGCTCTACTACCTGTTCACCCCCGACCAGCTCTCCGACCGGGCCCTCGACGTGCTGGGCCAGGCCGAGGACTCTGATGGCATCGTGGTGTCCGCCGCGACACTCGGGGACCTGTGGTACTCCTCGCACAAGATCGGCAAGCGGGCGCTCACCCCGGGCGCGTTCGACTCACTGCGAGCGACCGTGCTCGATCCGCAGAACCAGTTCCAGCTCGCGCCCCTCGACGCCACGACGATGGACCACCTCCGCAGCTTCCCCCTCGCCGCCCTCCCCGACCCGTGGGACCGGCTCATCGTCTCCACCGCCGCGCAACTGCAGCTACCGCTCGTGACGAAGGACCGGGCGATCACCGCTGCGGGAGTCGTCGAGACGATCTGGTAG